A DNA window from Bacteroides cellulosilyticus contains the following coding sequences:
- a CDS encoding transporter produces MLVRFLKNWTLPLAMLSGTLGYFILANVPFLAPTKPYISDLIAYITPLLIFVQLLLTFCKVEKLNELKPKAWHGWLLLFQTISCLAIAALLVCCPMDEIYREVFEGAMVCVICPTATAAAVITGKLGGSASTLTTYTLLSNLLAAVAVPLVFPLVEPHADMTFFAAFLKILSKVFPLLLFPFFLAWFLRVFMPRVHHFLLGFHDLAFYLWGVALAIVSGQTVRSLVISDAPVSVEILIAFAGLVACCLQFFLGKNIGGRYNDRISGGQALGQKNTVLAIWMAYTYLNPLSSVGPGSYVLWQNLINSWQLWKKRKREEAQH; encoded by the coding sequence ATGTTAGTTCGTTTTCTTAAGAACTGGACATTGCCACTGGCGATGCTTTCAGGTACTTTGGGATACTTTATCCTTGCAAATGTCCCTTTCTTGGCGCCTACCAAACCATATATTAGTGATTTGATTGCGTATATTACTCCGCTGCTGATCTTTGTCCAACTGTTGCTTACTTTTTGTAAAGTAGAAAAACTGAATGAACTGAAACCTAAAGCATGGCATGGCTGGTTGCTGCTGTTTCAGACAATTTCATGTCTGGCGATTGCCGCTTTGCTGGTATGCTGTCCGATGGATGAAATATATCGGGAAGTATTTGAGGGGGCGATGGTTTGTGTGATTTGTCCAACTGCTACTGCAGCGGCTGTCATCACTGGCAAGTTGGGAGGCAGTGCATCTACGTTGACTACTTATACCTTATTGTCTAATTTGCTGGCGGCAGTAGCGGTTCCTTTGGTTTTTCCGTTAGTGGAGCCTCATGCTGACATGACTTTCTTTGCCGCTTTCTTGAAAATCCTGAGTAAAGTGTTCCCGTTGTTGTTGTTCCCTTTCTTCCTGGCGTGGTTTCTGAGAGTGTTTATGCCCCGTGTACACCATTTTTTATTGGGTTTCCATGATCTTGCTTTTTATTTGTGGGGCGTAGCGCTTGCTATTGTATCCGGACAAACAGTTCGTTCCCTGGTAATCAGTGATGCACCGGTTTCGGTGGAAATATTGATAGCCTTTGCCGGATTAGTGGCTTGTTGCCTGCAATTCTTTTTGGGTAAGAATATAGGTGGACGTTATAATGACCGTATCAGTGGCGGGCAGGCACTGGGACAGAAAAATACGGTTCTTGCTATCTGGATGGCATATACTTATCTGAATCCACTTTCCTCCGTGGGACCGGGATCTTATGTCTTATGGCAGAATCTGATCAATAGCTGGCAGCTATGGAAAAAAAGAAAGAGGGAAGAAGCGCAACATTAA
- a CDS encoding N-acetylmuramoyl-L-alanine amidase has protein sequence MKLYKRHILYICICFGLFISPFCTTSIEAKDFVVVIDAGHGGHDPGALGRISKEKTINLNVALKLGKQIKRNCPDVKVVYTRERDVFIPLDRRAEIANNAKADLFISIHTNSVAGGKTVKGASTWTLGLAKSDANLEVAKRENSVILYESDYKTRYAGFNPNSAESYIIFEFMQDKYMSQSVHLASLVQKEFRHTCKRADRGVHQAGFLVLKASAMPSILVELGFISNPEEERYLNSEAGTTTLANGIFRAFLSYKREHEIRMTGSSRTLLPEDTDAGRVEEEIPAPPVSNNTETKQNTEKVADRQTDSAAPVFKIQILTSSRPLAANDKRLKGLKGVEYYQEGGLCKYTYGASTDYNKVLRTKREIAPKFKDAFIIAFKNGKKTSVSVAIEEFKKKRNK, from the coding sequence ATGAAACTATATAAACGACACATATTATATATCTGTATTTGCTTCGGGCTGTTCATCTCTCCTTTTTGCACTACCAGCATCGAAGCAAAAGACTTCGTTGTCGTTATTGACGCCGGACATGGCGGTCATGACCCCGGTGCTTTAGGCCGAATCTCCAAAGAAAAGACTATCAACCTGAATGTTGCCCTCAAATTAGGCAAACAGATAAAAAGGAATTGCCCTGATGTAAAAGTGGTATATACCCGTGAAAGAGATGTATTTATCCCACTTGACAGACGCGCGGAAATAGCCAATAATGCTAAAGCAGATTTATTCATTTCCATTCATACCAATTCCGTAGCGGGCGGTAAAACAGTCAAAGGAGCCTCTACATGGACGCTCGGTTTAGCCAAGTCGGATGCCAACTTAGAAGTCGCTAAACGGGAGAACTCCGTAATTTTATACGAAAGTGATTACAAGACGCGGTACGCAGGATTCAATCCAAACTCAGCCGAATCTTATATCATCTTTGAATTCATGCAAGATAAATACATGTCTCAGAGCGTACACCTTGCCTCATTGGTACAGAAAGAATTCCGCCATACCTGTAAGCGTGCAGACCGTGGTGTACACCAGGCAGGGTTCCTTGTATTGAAAGCGAGTGCCATGCCCAGCATCCTGGTAGAACTCGGTTTCATATCCAATCCGGAAGAAGAACGTTATCTCAATTCGGAAGCGGGAACCACCACACTTGCCAACGGAATATTCCGTGCTTTCCTGTCTTATAAACGTGAACATGAAATACGGATGACAGGAAGCAGCCGCACCCTACTACCGGAGGATACGGATGCCGGCAGGGTAGAAGAAGAGATACCTGCCCCCCCCGTTTCCAATAACACCGAAACCAAACAAAATACAGAAAAAGTAGCTGACAGGCAAACCGATAGTGCTGCTCCAGTGTTTAAAATACAGATACTTACTTCTTCCCGTCCGCTTGCCGCCAATGACAAACGACTAAAAGGGCTGAAAGGTGTAGAGTATTATCAGGAAGGCGGACTTTGTAAATATACATACGGTGCATCGACCGATTATAATAAGGTATTACGAACTAAACGGGAGATAGCACCAAAATTCAAAGACGCATTTATCATTGCTTTCAAAAACGGAAAGAAGACAAGCGTCAGCGTTGCTATCGAAGAATTTAAAAAGAAAAGAAATAAATAA